A single window of Candidatus Flexicrinis affinis DNA harbors:
- a CDS encoding substrate-binding domain-containing protein, translating into MLRRSLVIVVLLFAILVGGAAAQDAPTIAVVTPYLAQPGTQFMVEAFQAAAAEKGWNVTVIDTAGDVPAVNARIQDVVTQGVDAIVINVDPSQVPALAEAVEAGIPVFGMDAGSAPEVLVNVTSNGYEMAAVTATYVVDRLNGAGRVVMFGFNPYPPVQKRGVIAEAIFGNTPDIEVIEFIEPDVTDGGIADSRARMEAILAANPEPGSISAVWAAWDQPALGALQAIEAAGREGEGIVITGIDANPQALEAICAGGNFEASIAQDFTGIGGLVATQIERYLAGETLTQAVVYAPTTLVTAANVTCLAQ; encoded by the coding sequence ATGCTAAGGCGTTCACTCGTTATTGTTGTGCTGCTGTTCGCGATACTTGTCGGCGGTGCGGCGGCGCAAGATGCGCCCACCATCGCCGTCGTGACGCCGTATCTCGCCCAGCCGGGTACGCAGTTCATGGTCGAAGCCTTCCAGGCCGCTGCTGCTGAGAAGGGCTGGAACGTCACCGTGATCGACACCGCCGGCGATGTGCCTGCCGTCAACGCGCGCATTCAGGATGTCGTGACGCAGGGCGTCGACGCGATCGTGATTAACGTCGATCCGTCGCAGGTGCCGGCGCTAGCCGAAGCGGTCGAAGCGGGTATCCCCGTGTTCGGCATGGACGCCGGAAGCGCGCCGGAAGTGCTCGTAAACGTGACCAGCAACGGGTATGAGATGGCCGCCGTGACCGCGACCTACGTGGTCGACCGGCTGAACGGCGCGGGCCGTGTCGTGATGTTCGGCTTCAACCCGTATCCGCCGGTGCAGAAGCGCGGCGTGATCGCGGAAGCGATCTTTGGTAACACGCCGGATATCGAGGTGATCGAGTTCATCGAGCCAGACGTGACCGACGGCGGCATCGCCGACTCGCGCGCCCGGATGGAAGCGATCCTCGCGGCCAACCCGGAACCCGGCAGCATCTCGGCCGTGTGGGCAGCATGGGATCAGCCGGCGTTGGGTGCGCTGCAGGCTATCGAGGCGGCAGGCCGTGAAGGTGAAGGCATCGTCATCACCGGCATCGACGCCAACCCGCAGGCCCTTGAGGCGATCTGCGCGGGCGGTAACTTCGAGGCCAGCATCGCGCAGGACTTCACCGGCATCGGCGGCCTCGTCGCCACGCAAATCGAGCGTTATCTGGCTGGCGAGACTCTCACGCAGGCGGTCGTCTACGCCCCGACGACGCTCGTCACCGCTGCCAACGTGACCTGTTTGGCGCAGTAG